A single window of Zootoca vivipara chromosome 17, rZooViv1.1, whole genome shotgun sequence DNA harbors:
- the HAPLN2 gene encoding hyaluronan and proteoglycan link protein 2, producing the protein MHQILILASLCLSSLLEIPAIYQKPTGNPATPAPLQFLLEPVTKLVHTQRGATVTLPCILRTLPQNYRVRWSKVEPAEYMEVVILITNGVHHKTYGPLGSRARLRRSHRYDASLTISDVALDDEGRYRCQLINGLEDESISLVLQLDGIVFPYQTSQGRYKFNYFEAKKACQEQDSRLASYGQLYRAWTEGLDWCNAGWVMEGTVHYPIINSREPCGGRLLLPGVRSYGARDKLKDRFDAFCFSSAVKGRVYFIRGHMNFKEATQACRNDRAAIAKVGQLYAAWKFSQLDRCDGGWLDDGSVRFPINIPRAHCGGLTNPSVHSFGFPSKLRKKYGVYCFSVK; encoded by the exons ATGCACCAGATCCTGATCCTGGCTTCCTTGTGTCTCTCCTCTCTTCTGGAAATTCCCGCTATTTACCAAAAGCCAACTGGAAATCCAG CTACACCAGCACCCCTCCAATTCCTACTGGAGCCAGTGACCAAGCTAGTGCACACTCAGAGAGGAGCTACTGTCACCCTGCCTTGCATCCTGAGGACGCTACCCCAAAACTACAGGGTCAGGTGGAGCAAAGTGGAGCCGGCCGAATACATGGAGGTTGTCATCCTGATCACCAACGGGGTGCACCACAAAACCTATGGCCCACTGGGCAGCCGGGCCCGCCTGAGGCGCAGCCACCGCTACGATGCCTCGCTGACCATCTCTGACGTGGCGCTGGATGATGAGGGCCGCTACCGCTGCCAGCTGATCAACGGCCTGGAGGATGAGAGCATATCTCTGGTCCTGCAGTTAGACG GAATTGTCTTCCCCTACCAGACCAGCCAAGGGCGCTACAAATTCAACTATTTTGAGGCCAAAAAGGCTTGTCAAGAGCAGGACTCCCGCCTGGCAAGCTACGGACAACTTTATAGAG CTTGGACAGAAGGGCTGGACTGGTGCAACGCAGGATGGGTCATGGAAGGAACAGTCCATTACCCCATCATTAACTCCCGCGAGCCCTGTGGCGGACGTCTTCTTCTCCCAGGGGTTCGAAGTTATGGCGCCCGGGACAAGCTGAAAGATCGGTTCGATGCCTTCTGTTTCAGTTCAGCTGTGAAAG GCCGGGTCTATTTCATCCGGGGCCACATGAATTTCAAGGAAGCCACTCAAGCCTGCCGCAACGACAGGGCTGCCATCGCCAAGGTCGGGCAGCTGTACGCTGCGTGGAAATTCTCCCAGCTGGACCGCTGTGACGGAGGCTGGCTTGATGACGGCAGTGTGCGCTTTCCGATCAACATTCCCCGTGCCCACTGTGGGGGACTCACAAATCCCAGTGTCCACAGCTTTGGATTTCCCAGCAAGTTACGAAAGAAATATGGAGTCTACTGCTTCTCAGTGAAGTAG